TCAAGTTCCTCAACAATTTAATTTGACTTAATATCTCTTATATGCCAGTTAAGCAGTTTAATACGTAGTCTACTATATTTGAGTTTGTTATCTTTGCTGTCCGTTATAAATTTTGGTTTACAAATTAGTAGCATTGTAAAATACTATTCAACCTAACTATGTTAGTTGAATGTTACCCTGTTATAATCAGTTTGTCTATAATGTTTATCCTTTGTGAATGCTTCTGCTTCAGGATCAGTCATTAAACATCAATGTGTGACTCACCGTACATAGGGTATTGCTTTACGTGCTATTTTAGATGCTTTGAGGAAGCCTGCAGATTCAGAAGTTTGTTCCTTCCTAGTTTATCAgttaatgttattattgtgaATTTCAGTTTTACCTTGGATTTATAACATTCTGATGTTTTCCTTTGAGAGTATGGCATTGGAGCAGTTTGTGGACCATCTCATTGAGTGGCCACAGTATAGAGAGGGCACTCAACGGTATTTCAGCGGCTTATACCGAACCTGATGGTGGCCATAGTGCCAATACTGCTCACCGACGCGGTCATATTCAATCTTCAGCTCCACATATAGAGGTATTAAACATGTTATTTTATCTTCCTGTTAAGTAGTTGAACCAGCATATGAGAAACAGATGACTATTTCTTAGAAAACATGACAAAAGTGCTATCTCGATGTCATCATTCAAATCGTCTTCCCACATGCCTATATGTGGTTTCTGGTTTCACCTTGTCTATGTGGTTGTGGATAATACTTCTACTCCAAGTGATTTGCGTGAACTCATGATCACTACAATTTTGTCCTTTTGGTTTCAAATTGCACGCCCACAATTTTCTCTGATTGGACCCAACAACATTTTGTCTCGATTAGCAATTCCCTCTTCGATCCCACTGCAACAGAGACCACCAAGTTCTCTGAGTTCACTCCTAATTACATGAAGCCATCACAACACACCTACCCTTCCTAGGGCAAGTAATAGTGTCTTTGTATACTTTGATGTAGTTGACTTgatactttttctatttttacctTGTTTTGACTGTATTTTTGAGAGCTAATCTACTCAAAACCCACAATGCAGTCACTCAGTGGTGCTTTGCTGTCAATACAATCTGCCTCATTGGATTTACCACGGTGGTCTAAATCAACCTCAGCACAAGTAAATTATCAGGTTTAACTATGCTACTCTCTCGCTATGTGCTTTATGGATTACATTAACATTGGGACTGGTTTTACAACTATGAGAAGAGAAACTCCCGTAGAGGTGATTGGATGTAGCTGTCTTATAAATTTTAAGTCTCTGTTTACACGTTATCTTGATCCTTTTGGGTTTCCCATGCTTTTACTCAGGATTTTCTTCCTTGTTATGAGTTAGCAATTACAAGTTCTATTAATAGCACATTGAACTTTATCCCACTAGTTAACTAAAATCTCACACTTCTTAATTCTTTCTCAATTCCCGGTTACTTTCTCGTTTTCCTTTTCcccttttgtttctttattatttgCTTTCGTCCCTGTgacatatttattaattaaggaGTAGTGGGGCAATGGAGGTGTTCTGATTCTGGTTCAGACCGTCAAGAACTTAAAAGTTATCGTCTCTGAAAATATTTCCTTATACATGGCTGCTATCTCCCACCTAAAATCTAAAGTTTTATCTATTATGAATTGAGTGCACTTTCCAATTAAGATAAGTTGATATATGTCTTTAAATCTTAGAGCTGCTGGTAAAGTTAGCACACCTTAAAATTTTTATGTGCTTGTAGTTGTGCTTGGTGTTGTTGTATGAACAGACCCTTAATTCTTTAAAGTAAGTATGAATTTTTCTACTGCAGCTTTTGCAACACTGTGAAGCTGAAAGTGTATCATACCTGGATGAGGTGGCCAGCAACACAGCAACTCAGGATATGGCACACACTCTGTTGGACTCGAGGTATTGGTTTCTAAAATCAAAGCATCATGCAGTTTTTGTCATAACTGTAGAGAGATACATGTTCATTGCatttataatagaaaaagaTTTCCCAGACCCTTTAGATCTATTGTTACAATTACATTGAAAAAACAAGTTTTGTACTCCGAAAATAAACTGAATTATTTTCCAActttttcttgtgatttttAACTACTTATTAGTAATGCCTTGTACTTGTGCTTGGTGTGGTTGTATAAACAGACCCTTAATTCTATAAAGTAAGTGTGATGTTTTCTGCTGCAGTTTTTGCAACTTTGTGAAGCTGAAAGTGTATCATACCTGGATGAGTTGGCCAGCAATGGCAACTCAGGATATGGCAAAGTGTGTTGGACTCGAGGTATTGGTTTTTAAAATCAAAGCATCATGCAGTTTTTATCAGAACTCTCTGAGAGAAATAATGTTCAttgcatttataataaaaaagatTTCCCAGACCCTTTTGATCTATTGTTACAATTACATTGAAAAACCAACGAGTTTTGTACAACCTTTTCTTGTGATTTTTAACTAATTAGTAATGCATAGCCGCAATTGGTCTATAACATTGTTTGTAGTATTTACTGTACATTAAGCATTGCAATATCTGCACTTTGAGAAAGATTTTGCGTGCTATACATATGAACAGTtgtcattttattcattttgcCTTACTTGGTGTTATCATGGTCATTTGTTTTGTATAGGTTCCTGCATTGCGGAAAAAAGCTTGGTATATATTCAAGACAGTTAAATGCTCCCTCCAATAACTCCCTCCAAGGCAAGTTACCAGAAGGGGCAACTTGAGTTTAATACAAAGCTCTTGACAAATGCCGTCCTATATGCTTCAAATTATCTGTCATTCATCATGAAGTGTGTTTATAGggtttgtattttctgtatgtattttgtgtaatgcAGGCAGTGtgtaatgttgttttgtatgtatgtgtaaagtgtgtgtatttgtgtagtgCAAGCAGtgtgtatattttatgtattttgtgtatagtgtatgtagtgcagtgtgttttgttgtgtgcggacactatgtgtattttgtgtatagtgtgtgaattttacgtgtagtgtattttgtgtatagtgtatgaattttacgtgtaatgtataatatgtttatgaatactttttgtagtgtatgtatactttATGGGAAGTGTGTGCAgtgcatgtatattgtgtgtatagtatacattgagtatattttgtgtttttttttgtagtgtgttcagtttgtttattatgtactagtgtatattttgtgtatagttcaagtatgatgtacaatatatgtagtgtgcATCTATGTTTGCAACGCATGTATATTGTTTATACGTGCGTGTGCAGCGCATggattttgtgtatagtgtgtgtagtatgtctaTAATATCTTACGTGTGTATGGTCTGTATAGAATGTGCGTTATTTTGTGTAGTAAGCAACATGTGcgttgtatgtatattgtgcgtggtatatatactttgtgtgcaatttgaactttgtgttatgataCATAGTATGTATATAGTATGTaatgtgtatgaagtgtgtgttattttttgtttagtgcatagtatgttcattttatgtagatatagtgtttatgtgttttatttatattgtctttgtgttttttttgtaccgtggttaatgtttgtagtatatGCGACGTatttataaattgtgtatttatagtgtataaagtgtattttgtctatatattgtgtgttaagtgtgttattttcttttgtgtgtgtttattttgtgaattgcgtactagtgtgtattttgtgtataatgcgtgtggtatgtgcaatccatttagcgtgtagtgtattttatttatattgtgtttatgtattttatcgtccatttaatgtgtagtgtattttatttatactatgtttaatgtttataatatgtggtatgtatgtataaatatagaattttatatgtacatttgttgtatagtgtatataaatatgtgcaacatatgtatactaagtggtgtttctataatgtttgtattctctgtatttattttgtgtatagtctgtagtgattgtttaatatgtatgtgtataaagtgtgcgtatttgagtgttgtatatactttgtactttgtgctatgatgtattgtatgtatacgtagtgtgttttgttgtgtgcggacactatgtgtattttgtgtatagtgtgtgaattttacgtgcagtgtattttgtgtatagtgtgtgaattttacgtgtaatgtataatatgtttaggaatactttttgtagtgtatgtatactttgtgtgaagtgtgtgcagggcatgtatattgtgtgtatagtatacattgagtatattttgttgttttttttgtagtgtgttcagtttgtttattgtgtacgagtgtatattttgtgtatagtttaagtatgatgtacaatatatgtagtgtgcatctatgtttgcaacgcatgtattttgtttatgctTGCGTGTGTAGCGCATGacttttgtgtatagtgtgtgcagtaTGTCTATAATGTCTTGCGTGTGTATGGTCtgtatagaatgtgtgtttttttgagtagtaagcagcatgtgcattgtatgtatattgtgcgtggtatatatactttgtgtgcaatttgaactttgtgttatgatatatggtatgcatatagtacgtaatgtgtatcaagtgtgtgttattttttgtttagtgcgtagtatgttcattttatgtagtaatagtgtgtatgtgttttatttatattgtctttgtGTCTTTTTTGTACTgtggttaatgtttgtagtatgtgcgacgtatgtataaattgtgtattgtatagtgtataaaaagtgtattttctatatattgtgtgtaaagtgtgttattttcttttgtgtgtgtgtttattttgtgaattgcgtcctagtgtgtattttgtgtataatgcgtgtggtatgtgcaatccatttaacttgtagtgtattttatttatattgtgtttatgtattttatcatccatttaatgtgtagtgtattttatttatactatgtttaatgtttataatatgtggtatgtatgtataaatatagtattttctctgtatttattttgtgtatagtgtgcgtagtgattgtttaatatgtatgtgtataaagtgtgcgtatttgagtgttgtatatactttgtactttgtgctatgatgtattgtatgtatatgtagtgtgttttgttgtgtgcggacactatgtgtattttgtgtatagtgtgtgaattttacgtgcagtgtattttgtgtatagtgtgtgaattttacgtgtaatgtataatatgtttaggaatactttttgtagtgtatgtatactttgtgtgaaatgtgtgcagggcatgtatattgtgtgtatagtatacattgagtatattttgttatttttttttgtagtgtgttcagtttgtttattgtgtacgagtgtatattttgtgtatagtttaagTATGATGTACAATGTATGTTGTGTGCATCTATGTTTGCaacgcatgtattttgtttatgcgtGCGTGTGCAGCgcatgaattttgtgtatagtatgtgtagtatgtctataatgtcttgcgtgtgtatggtctgtatagaatgtgtgtgtttttttgtagtaagcagcatgtgcgttgtatgtattttgtgcgtggtatatatactttgtgtgcaatttgaactttgtgttatgatatatagtatgcatatagtacgtaatatatatcaagtgtgtgttattttttgtttagtgcatagtatgttcattttatgtagatatagtgtgtatgtgttttatttatattgtctttgtGTCTTTTTTGTACCGTGATTAATGTTTGTTGTATGTGtgacgtatgtataaattgtttaTTGTATAGTGGATAAAAAGTGTATTTTGcctatatattgtgtgtaaagtgtgttattttcttttgtgtttatgtgtttattttgtgaattgcgtactagtgtgtattttgtgtataatacgtgtggtatgtgcaatccatttagcgtgtagtgtattttatttatattgtgtttttgtattttatcgtccatttaatgtgtagtgtattttatttatactatgtttaatgtttatagtatgtggtacgtttgtataaatatagtattttatatgtacatttgttgtatagtattttctataatgtttgtattttctgtatttattttgtgtatagtgtgtgtagtgattgtttaatatgtatgtctATAAACTGTGCGTATTTGAgtgttgtatatactttgtactttgtgctatgatgtattgtatgtatatgtagtgtgttttgttgtgtgcggacactatgtgtattttgtgtatagtgtgtgaattttacgtgcagtgtattttgtgtataatgtgtgaattttacgtgtaatgtataatatgtttaggaatactttttatagtgtatgtatactttgtgtgaagtgtgtgcagggcatgtatattgtgtgtatagtatacattgagtatattttgttatttttttttgtagtgtgttcagtttgtttattgtgtacgagtgtgtattttgtgtatagtttaagtatgatgtacaatatatgtagtgtgcatctatgtttgcaacgcatgtattttgtttatgcgtGCGTGTGCAGCgcatgaattttgtgtatagtatgtgtagtatgtctataatgtcttgcgtgtgtatggtctgtatagaatgtgtgtgtttttttgtagtaagcagcatgtgcgttgtatgtattttgtgcgtggtatatatactttgtgtgcaatttgaactttgtgttatgatatatagtatgcatatagtacgtaatatatatcaagtgtgtgttattttttgtttagtgcatagtatgttcattttatgtagatatagtgtgtatgtgttttatttatattgtctttgtGTCTTTTTTGTACCGTGATTAATGTTTGTTGTATGTGtgacgtatgtataaattgtttaTTGTATAGTGGATAAAAAGTGTATTTTGcctatatattgtgtgtaaagtgtgttattttcttttgtgtttatgtgtttattttgtgaattgcgtactagtgtgtattttgtgtataatacgtgtggtatgtgcaatccatttagcgtgtagtgtattttatttatattgtgtttttgtattttatcgtccatttaatgtgtagtgtattttatttatactatgtttaatgtttatagtatgtggtacgtttgtataaatatagtattttatatgtacatttgttgtatagtattttctataatgtttgtattttctgtatttattttgtgtatagtgtgtgtagtgattgtttaatatgtatgtctATAAACTGTGCGTATTTGAgtgttgtatatactttgtactttgtgctatgatgtattgtatgtatatgtagtgtgttttgttgtgtgcggacactatgtgtattttgtgtatagtgtgtgaattttacgtgcagtgtattttgtgtataatgtgtgaattttacgtgtaatgtataatatgtttaggaatactttttatagtgtatgtatactttgtgtgaagtgtgtgcagggcatgtatattgtgtgtatagtatacattgagtatattttgttatttttttttgtagtgtgttcagtttgtttattgtgtacgagtgtgtattttgtgtatagtttaagtatgatgtacaatatatgtagtgtgcatctatgtttgcaacgcatgtattttgtttatgcgtGCGTGTGCAGCgcatgaattttgtgtatagtgtgtgtagtatgtctaTAATGTCTTGCGTGTGTATGGTCTGTATAGAATGTGTGGTTTTTTGTGTAGTAAGCAACATGTGCGTTGTTTGTATATTGTGCgtggtatatatactttgtgtgcaatttgaactttgtgttatgatatatagtatgcatatagtacgtaatgtgtatcaagtgtgtgttatttttgtttagtgcgtagtatgttcattttatgtagatatagtgtgtatgtgttttatttatattgtctttgtGTCTTTTTTGTACCGTGATTAATGTTTGTTGTATGTGtgacgtatgtataaattgtttaTTGTATAGTGGATAAAAAGTGTATTTTGcctatatattgtgtgtaaagtgtgttattttcttttgtgtttgtgtgtttatt
This sequence is a window from Salvia splendens isolate huo1 chromosome 14, SspV2, whole genome shotgun sequence. Protein-coding genes within it:
- the LOC121764221 gene encoding uncharacterized protein LOC121764221, whose amino-acid sequence is MQSLSGALLSIQSASLDLPRWSKSTSAQVNYQLLQHCEAESVSYLDEVASNTATQDMAHTLLDSSFCNTVKLKVYHTWMRWPATQQLRIWHTLCWTRVFATL